Proteins found in one Thunnus maccoyii chromosome 5, fThuMac1.1, whole genome shotgun sequence genomic segment:
- the ckmt1 gene encoding creatine kinase, mitochondrial 1, protein MASSFSRILSSKRNIRILSLVGGSVTAGFLLHREHVNAGAPVRRMYPASAEYPDLRKHNNCMASNLTPAIYAKLCDKSTPNGYTLDQAIQTGVDNPGHPFIKTVGMVAGDEESYEVFADLLDPIIRERHNGYDPRAMKHPTDLDSSKVHSGNFDERYVLSSRVRTGRSIRGLSLPPACTRAERREVEKVVVDALAGLKGDLTGKYYSLTQMTDKEQQQLIDDHFLFDKPVSPLLTCAGMARDWPDARGIWHNNEKTFLIWINEEDHTRVISMEKGGNMKRVFERFCRGLKEVERLIQERGWEFMWNERLGYILTCPSNLGTGLRAGVHVKLPLLSKDSRFSKILDNLRLQKRGTGGVDTAAVGGVFDISNLDRLGQSEVQLVQTVIDGVNYLIECEKRLEKGQDIKVPAPLKQFK, encoded by the exons ATGGCGAGCAGTTTCTCAAGAATCCTGTCCTCCAAACGGAACATCAGGATCCTGTCGTTGGTCGGAGGCTCGGTAACGGCTGGGTTTCTGCTCCACCGGGAACATGTCAACGCCGGAGCGCCTGTGCGCAGGATGTACCCCGCCAG TGCGGAGTACCCTGACCTGCGCAAACACAACAACTGCATGGCCAGCAACCTGACGCCCGCCATCTACGCCAAGCTGTGTGATAAGTCCACTCCCAACGGATACACGCTGGACCAGGCCATCCAGACGGGCGTGGACAACCCCGGGCACCCATTCATCAAGACTGTCGGCATGGTGGCAGGAGACGAGGAGTCTTACGAG GTATTTGCAGACCTGCTTGACCCTATCATCAGAGAGAGGCACAACGGCTACGACCCCCGCGCCATGAAGCACCCCACCGACCTCGACTCCAGCAAG GTCCATTCGGGCAACTTTGACGAGCGTTACGTGCTGTCGTCCAGGGTGAGGACGGGCCGCAGCATCCGGGGGCTGAGCCTGCCCCCCGCCTGCACCCGGGCGGAGCGCAGAGAGGTAGAGAAGGTGGTGGTTGACGCCCTCGCCGGCCTGAAGGGTGATCTGACCGGGAAGTACTACAGTCTTACCCAGATGACAGACAAGGAGCAGCAACAGCTCATTGAT gaccacttcctgtttgacaAGCCGGTGTCACCCCTCCTGACATGTGCAGGTATGGCTCGTGACTGGCCAGATGCCCGTGGTATTTG GCATAACAACGAGAAGACATTCTTGATCTGGATCAACGAGGAGGATCACACCAGGGTCATCTCCATGGAGAAGGGAGGCAACATGAAGAGAGTCTTTGAGAGGTTCTGCAGAGGCCTCAAGGAG GTGGAGCGTCTGATCCAGGAGAGAGGCTGGGAGTTCATGTGGAACGAGAGGCTCGGTTACATCCTCACCTGCCCCTCCAACCTGGGCACAGGGCTCAGGGCCGGGGTCCACGTCAAACTGCCCCTGCTGAGCAAG GATTCACGTTTCAGTAAGATCCTGGACAACCTGCGCCTGCAGAAGAGAGGTACAGGAGGCGTGGACACCGCCGCCGTGGGCGGTGTGTTCGACATCTCCAACCTGGACCGCCTGGGACAGTCTGAG GTCCAGTTGGTGCAGACAGTGATTGATGGCGTCAACTACCTAATCGAGTGTGAGAAGAGGCTGGAGAAAGGCCAGGACATCAAGGTGCCTGCACCCTTAAAGCAGTTCAAGTAG